A portion of the Cryptomeria japonica chromosome 5, Sugi_1.0, whole genome shotgun sequence genome contains these proteins:
- the LOC131035210 gene encoding metallothionein-like protein type 2 has product MSCCGGNCGCGSSCSCGSGCKGCGMYPDLTGGEKSVAQSIVLGLTASDRGYVDEGVTVAGENDCKYGSNCTCDSCNCK; this is encoded by the exons ATGTCTTGCTGTGGAGGAAACTGTGGATGTGGGTCCAGCTGCAGTTGTGGCAGTGGGTGCAAGGG ATGTGGCATGTATCCTGATCTCACAGGTGGTGAGAAATCTGTTGCACAGTCAATTGTGTTAGGCCTAACAGCCTCTGACAGGGG gtatgttgatgaaggtgtgacagtgGCAGGAGAGAATGATTGCAAGTATGGCTCCAACTGCACCTGTGACTCCTGCAACTGCAAATGA